tatgtatacatatatatatatatatatatatatatacttatatatacatatatatatatatatgtatatatatatttatatatatacatgtatatatagtcTCTCTCtcgttctatatatatatatatatatatatatatatatatatatatatatatatatatatatatatatatatttatatatatacatgtatatatagtcTCTCTCtcgttctatatatatatatatatatatatatatatatatatatatatatatatatatatatagaacgaGAGAGAgactatatatacatgtatatatagtcATTTAGATATAgccatttagatagatagataaatagatagagaGAGCACattttaggggcggcatggcgtagtgggtagagcggccgtgccagaaacatgagggttgcaggctcgcttcccacctattgacatcccaaaaaatcgctgccgttgtgtccttgggcaggacactttaccctttaCCCCCGGTGcctctcacactggtgaatgaatgatgaatgaatgattggtggtggtcggaggggccgtaggcgcaaactggcagccacgcttctgtcagtctaccccagggcagctgtggctacagatgtagcttaccaccaccaggtgtgaatgaatgatgggttcccacttttctgtgagcgctttgagtatctaacaatagaaaagcgtgatataaatctatccatccatccatccgttttctaccgcttattcccttttggggtcgcggagggcgctggcgcctatctcagctacaatcgggcggaaggcggggtacaccctggacaagtcgccacctcatcgcagggccgatataaatctaatccatcattattattattaatttatatatatataaaacataatttatatatatgtatatatatagtctctctcgttctctctctctctatatatgtatatatatatatatatatgtatatatatatatatatatatatagagagagagagagagagagagagagagagagagagagagagagagagagagagagagaatatatatatatatatatataaatatatatatatatttaaatatatatatatatatacatataaggggtgggcaaattaatgcgttaattacgagttaactcatcaatctattaacgccgacaattattttatcgcacatttgcgtatgttgtttaaatgCTTTTATTtagttaacgccttttcttaacaagatggcgtcgcccggatgggcttcggtgtcgcggggctcttggtaaagatgtaacatttggcaaaaataccggacaattctgcaaatttcatggctggcttacagcgtggtcactccgggatcacttacgaccgccagacaattctggatgtggacagatcgggccgttttggactgaatgacgcgtgctatctagaccggctagctagcatgggaatactttgccggctacatccagcggcctgtgaagcagcggagtatatgtgttgtctatttatgaataatgcagacaaggagtgttggctgagttcttaacgtttgctttcagagcgtgcgtatcacaacatacaagatgccgtcatggcgacacaacctataccgggctaccgcgtatgctcgtcactcctgttgcatgctgggtagggtagttttttttttcctggctcataacatcacaatatagtaccatgtatatgcgttcagtttatcaaagcaccaagtaaacaattggaaaattcccatcatatcaattcctagatatggtcataattattttaggtgcactacacagaataaacacaacattattaatattgctattacggataatttgatcaaaaattccctaaaacagcccactacctataatataggttttttaaacataagatccctgatagaaaaaaatgtttctgctgttacctcagaaattgcctgttcagatgttatgattgtggctcagagatttgtatgtagattatatctattttccagaacaaacaggataatttaaataccctggcagtggcaataagcttaaatgtttgtatttacttttttgagttgatttttataaaatatgctatttaactgctactgtttaacaaggactgatttaaattgtgtttgcacaacaaatgttttggcgcttttgttcatgtgggagaatattccaataaaggtgcactacacactacttttgaattcattattgggctttgcgtatacaatgcagttaatcgcgattaatcggagaaatagtgcgattaacgttgattaaaatgtttaatcgttgcccagccctaatatatatatatatatatatatatatatatataatattaaatcttcaattttatttatgttaaataCACAATGGATGTTATACTTTTGTTATGTtaatattttcagtcttacaaaactaaatgaaggaagaactgtaaagaaataaaaggaaagataattatattaaaaaaaaaggaaaatcaatCTTTATTAAAAACTGGAGATTCTTATTCTTCGTACTGTTAACACGCCGCAAACGCTTGAAACGAGTAGCGAGAGCAGAATAATTCATTTATTGAGAGTGCAGGGTGTTTatattgcaattaagtaaacacagtctcGAAAAAGTACAGCCTGTAGAGGCCCTTTCTGGTGAAACCTACACATTTCTGTGTCTGGCCCCTGAGCCCTTGGTCACTATATCACTATATCGTTGAAAAGCCCTGGTCCAAATTGTTATGTTCAGACATTTCAATTCTTacatcactaaataaagtttgttgtGAATGATTTGAATGAATTAGATCAATGCTGTCTTGAAGTCATGTGATCTATCGCTGTTTATTGTTGATGTGTTCTGACTGACAAATGTAAACGTTTAATTTCTAGTTAGTATTAATTCCATTGCGGATATAAaacatgtaagtgtcaaaacAAGGTTATTTAGAGGTCGTGCTGGCGTCACGCCACGTTTAAAGTGTCTTTTCCTGACACTTATTAAACGGGTAGGTTTTTATTTTATCAtaaactttaaaaataaaaacttgttttaGCTTCTATAGCTTTACTTTTTATGCTTATTGGTGTAAACAGTTTGTTCTTTTTCCTTTGGGAATAATGTAGTACCAAACAGCCGTGTTGGCCTCCCACAGAGAGAACCGCCAGAAAGAAATTGTTTCCAATTGCACAATCTAGGTGTGTACATCTCATTTAAAGGTAAACTTGATCACAATAAGGTGTCTCCATGTGGTGGAAATCTTACTTTGAGCCAAATTATTTGGGCAACTAGTGCTTGTAAACGTAGTGAGTATTTCAACCAAAAGTATGAAATCCATTTTATAATGTTTATGTTCTGAGACAAGCAATATTTCAAGCAAGTGTTCAGGTGTAATTGAGAACATCTAAATTTGCTCTGCTATCGGGCCTCTTGATAAGAATACATCCAAGGGTCTGTGGTGCCCCTTGAAGAGGCTTCAAACAGCCTAAAAACAAAGAGAAGGAACCCCTGGATGAGCAGACATCTGCTTGAATAAAGCCTAATTCTGGGCCGTAAAGCAGAGCCTATCGTAACACGGCTGTGATATACGGCGGCAGGGTGCTGGGTGGGAGGTGCGGGGGGTATTAACTTTCACAAGGGTGCAAAATCAAAGGGAATTTCTGTCACCGCTGCGGGGGTCTCAGCAACAGGGGTCCCATTCACGGGGGAATCCCTGGCCAGTGCCCTGCCGTGGCATCTGTTGACTCAATCTTCTCCATGGAGAGAAAGAAAACAGCCATTAAAAGACCACACGACTGTGAACTTGATTGCAGAAGAAGCAACAAACAACTCCATCAATGGGTCGAGTGTTTACTCCGAGGTGAGAAGGTCTTTGAACAGCCCACCATGTTGGGCTTCCTTCACACAATGGGCCAGCATTTGTATTCTGCAGAGGATCAAATTATCATTTAAATACAATGTTAGGGGTTTTTGTGAGCTCGGGGGGCTTTTTGGGGGGTTAGCCACACTTTTTAGTGAATgagctgattaaaaaaaaaaaagagttaaaagctTTGTGATCACTGAAATTAACAATCGGGACGTAAGAAAGTAACATTCAGTTGTTTCAACCACGGTTTATTAGTGAAATGTACATGCAGCCATTAACCTGATTACAGTTGACATTTTTACACAATGTACAAAGAAATCATCAGTGAGTGTGAGATAAGTTGATGGAAGATTGTCAAGCCCAGAATTGTTGTCTACTTTTTGTATGgctactttttaaatgctctaagGCAGGGATATCCAACTGAATGGCTTTGGGGCAACCTTTCTAAAAAGCTAAAGACTGGGAGCGTCAGACTTTTCCCTTCACTAtcattcttattttgtatattccggagaaccagcgtcctctacagcagACATTTGATTGAGCTCTATTTATTTTGTCCGAGTAAGAGAGCTCTGCTGAGTCTCTCACAAGTATTTACAACTGAACTGGCAGGTCACCTGTTAAATAGCCCAAATCATggaaaagagaggacctaaaatggaaccctgTGGAACACCACTAGTCCAACTAAAGAAGTTGACTACTGACACCTTATTTACATAAATTACATTACAAAAAGAAAATGTAAgagccaaaaaggagaggacttaaaggggttcTTTGAGGAACACCTCAGGTATGTaagtcacaagtttggacccccgTGTTCTATATTTGCTTGCAAGGTTGAAATGCCCAtgtaaggatctgccaatgtgtttacagtggtcccaGATCCGTTTATACAACAGGAAATCGAACCGTTTTTAGgagtttgctgcaaaaatgtcccaagttttgaacggatttggcccccgggccgccagttgaatagccctgcaccGAGGCATTTAAATATATAACATACATTCAGTTTCACATGAATTCCGATTGAGAACACACTTTTTCAAATGTGATTTGAATTGACTTTATTCATGACCACCTCTAAAATAAGCTTACATGTTGACCCCACATTGCAAAAGTTCCATTTTTGGAAGGATTACTCTCGCTTGATGTTGGCGAGCAGTGGGTCTGCGCCCTGCAAAGGCTGGCCGGACCGGCTCTTCCTGGTCTGGTGGGTCTTGACGTGTTTGGAGAGATGGTCGCTCCTCATGAACCTCTTGCCGCACTGCTGGCAGCCGAATCGCTTCTCCCCGGTGTGCGTGCGCAGGTGCCGCTGCAGCTCATCCGATCGGGTGAAGCTTTTCCCGCAGAAGAGCCAGTTGCAGATGAAGGGCCTCTCGCCGGCATGCCAGCGCAGGTGAGCCTTCAGGTGCGAGGTCTTCTTGTACACCTTGCCGCACTCCGGAATATGGCAGATGTGCAGTCTCTTCTTGCCAAACTCTAACCCTCCGCCGTTAGCTTGGCAGTTGGGGCACTTGCAGCGCCTGCAGCGGCGTGTGGAGCTGAGGAGGCCCTTGGAGGTCCCCTGCAGGAGAGCAGCAATCTGAGGCTGATGGCCCAACACCAGCTGTCTGCCCAAAGCGAAGGCGTGGTTGGAAGGGGTGGCGTTGGTTTGAGGAAGGCTCCACCATTGCTGCCCTTCCTCCCCGTGGCCTCCGGGCAGGTGATGCCTGGCTGAGGAGTTCTGCAGGAAGCTGGGGAAGTTTTGTCCTACGCTGTTGTGTTGAGGGTAGTAGGAGGCGTTGGTCTGCGGCTGAGAGGCCAACACCTTAACTGGGGAGAGATCAAATGAGTATGACGAGGCGGGCTCGGCCGGCGGGGTGAGAGGCAGCTCATGGTGGTGATGGgcgtgatggtgatgatggtggtggtgggggtgaCCCAGGCCAGACTGCATGTGTCCGTGAGGGAACTGCACCTTGGGCACGGTGAAAGTCATTTGATGCGCGCTGAGGGCTGTGCTAGGCGCCATGTTGTTGCTCCACAGCTGGAACATCCCTGAGGTGGAACTGACGGTACCCTCGTAGGGGAACTGGGAGCCCTCGGAGCCCATGGCGCTGCCCACCTGCCAGGCCTGGCTGCACGTGGTGGCCAGGAAGGACAGGGCGTTGGGGGGACCCTCTGGAGAGGAGCTCGGGGTGCGGTCCTGTGCGGTGAGAAGGCAGAcacttgt
The DNA window shown above is from Nerophis ophidion isolate RoL-2023_Sa linkage group LG06, RoL_Noph_v1.0, whole genome shotgun sequence and carries:
- the sp5l gene encoding sp5 transcription factor-like, encoding MAALTIQRTDNFLHTFLQDRTPSSSPEGPPNALSFLATTCSQAWQVGSAMGSEGSQFPYEGTVSSTSGMFQLWSNNMAPSTALSAHQMTFTVPKVQFPHGHMQSGLGHPHHHHHHHHAHHHHELPLTPPAEPASSYSFDLSPVKVLASQPQTNASYYPQHNSVGQNFPSFLQNSSARHHLPGGHGEEGQQWWSLPQTNATPSNHAFALGRQLVLGHQPQIAALLQGTSKGLLSSTRRCRRCKCPNCQANGGGLEFGKKRLHICHIPECGKVYKKTSHLKAHLRWHAGERPFICNWLFCGKSFTRSDELQRHLRTHTGEKRFGCQQCGKRFMRSDHLSKHVKTHQTRKSRSGQPLQGADPLLANIKRE